One region of Rhodoferax ferrireducens T118 genomic DNA includes:
- a CDS encoding TrbG/VirB9 family P-type conjugative transfer protein encodes MRFFLKAVFSVVFVLAASWAHAQVDAEPLPGDPRLVVFQYDENNSYRVFTKPLATTHIQFDNDERVKVLALGDTVGWITAQKDNNVFVKPRYPNSSTSGTLITTKRTYQFVFKSTTESGRWYQRVSFQSPTDMLIEASDADRRHLAAAVAERPSPSTVEDRSNQSVSPELLNFNYEVTGDTRIKPLNVFDDGIATYIQIRQAEDVPAVFRLVDKDVELVEYVLKGNTIVIPRVLEAGLLKLGNQEVRFYNLKRGSKRLFGGYSFEGSEK; translated from the coding sequence ATGAGATTTTTCCTTAAAGCCGTCTTTTCGGTTGTCTTTGTCCTTGCAGCATCCTGGGCGCACGCTCAGGTGGATGCCGAGCCATTGCCCGGAGATCCACGACTGGTTGTCTTTCAATACGATGAAAACAACAGCTACCGGGTGTTCACCAAGCCGCTGGCTACAACTCACATTCAGTTCGACAACGATGAGCGGGTAAAAGTTCTTGCGCTCGGGGACACAGTTGGCTGGATCACAGCCCAAAAAGACAATAACGTCTTTGTCAAGCCGCGTTATCCAAATAGCAGCACGAGCGGCACGTTGATCACAACCAAACGAACCTACCAGTTCGTATTCAAGTCGACAACAGAGAGCGGGCGTTGGTATCAGCGGGTGTCCTTTCAGAGCCCGACTGACATGTTGATAGAGGCATCGGATGCTGATCGTCGCCATCTCGCTGCCGCCGTTGCTGAAAGACCGTCGCCATCAACAGTTGAGGATCGCAGCAATCAGTCAGTTTCACCGGAACTGCTGAACTTCAACTATGAGGTCACCGGTGACACCCGAATCAAGCCGCTCAATGTCTTCGATGACGGCATTGCAACGTACATTCAAATTCGTCAGGCTGAAGACGTGCCAGCGGTCTTTCGACTGGTGGACAAGGATGTCGAACTCGTTGAGTACGTTCTGAAAGGCAACACAATCGTCATACCGAGGGTATTGGAAGCGGGCCTTCTAAAGCTTGGCAATCAGGAGGTGCGTTTCTATAACCTGAAGCGGGGCAGTAAGCGGCTGTTCGGGGGCTATTCGTTTGAAGGTTCGGAAAAATGA
- a CDS encoding TrbI/VirB10 family protein, translating into MSTQPSLQTPDQVLEAPLMEVPPKGLIPRSGLFFFIGIFVLMLIAFAAYDLTKSRPAPPIAKDANDKAGTPMTAVNANPPPPPGDIAEIARAQGAKADQVVAAEARISANASTQPLPAGTVTGNGATQSRRGMILPKGMSNPDGTAGATSIESASDQREAAAAVSGIFSMTGSGEGVAGALGRMGAPGASEMETSADAVQRQIDALTKTQNGTNQDAGAPFDVAKILASLQGGQKAPVTGKDQAWLKESASETVSEAVYAKTPASPWMLFQGTRVPIVLREEVNSDLPGSVTAMSTSPVYDSINQCAVLLPPGTKFYGAYSADIRPGQSRVLFAFRRMILPDGRSVVLDGAQAVDQRGAVGAEGDVNNHFLQMYGYGFAIALLSSAGGSGGANVTTTDVSGKSTTTTIAGQVLADIGGKIMSRNATIPPTIKLDIGSRMFLTIVRDIALAPTSRNHCK; encoded by the coding sequence ATGAGTACCCAGCCATCCCTGCAAACGCCGGATCAGGTGTTGGAGGCCCCTTTGATGGAGGTTCCGCCAAAAGGACTGATCCCACGGTCTGGGCTCTTCTTCTTCATTGGAATATTCGTTCTGATGCTGATTGCCTTTGCTGCGTACGACCTGACAAAATCACGTCCTGCGCCACCTATAGCGAAGGACGCCAACGACAAGGCCGGCACCCCAATGACGGCGGTAAACGCCAACCCACCACCACCACCGGGTGACATAGCAGAGATAGCTCGCGCCCAAGGAGCGAAGGCAGATCAAGTCGTCGCTGCTGAAGCCCGCATTTCCGCGAATGCAAGCACACAGCCACTCCCCGCTGGCACGGTCACGGGCAATGGCGCCACTCAATCACGGCGGGGCATGATTCTTCCCAAAGGCATGAGCAACCCTGATGGTACGGCTGGCGCCACTTCGATTGAGTCGGCCAGCGATCAGCGTGAGGCTGCCGCAGCTGTATCGGGCATCTTCTCCATGACGGGCAGTGGAGAAGGGGTTGCTGGTGCTTTAGGACGCATGGGTGCGCCAGGCGCAAGTGAGATGGAGACTTCAGCAGATGCTGTGCAACGCCAAATCGATGCGCTAACAAAGACCCAGAATGGCACAAATCAGGACGCGGGTGCCCCCTTCGATGTTGCAAAGATATTGGCGAGCCTGCAAGGCGGTCAAAAAGCACCAGTCACAGGCAAAGACCAGGCATGGCTCAAGGAGTCGGCCAGCGAGACGGTGTCCGAGGCCGTCTACGCCAAAACACCGGCGTCGCCGTGGATGCTGTTTCAAGGTACGCGAGTTCCCATTGTGCTGCGTGAAGAGGTCAATAGCGATCTCCCCGGCTCTGTGACGGCCATGTCGACATCGCCGGTCTATGACAGCATCAATCAGTGCGCAGTGCTTCTTCCTCCTGGAACCAAGTTTTATGGAGCCTACAGCGCCGATATTCGCCCTGGACAGTCACGCGTACTGTTCGCATTTCGGCGCATGATTTTGCCCGATGGACGCTCCGTAGTCCTCGATGGAGCACAGGCCGTCGACCAGCGCGGCGCCGTAGGCGCTGAAGGTGATGTCAACAACCACTTTCTGCAAATGTACGGGTACGGCTTTGCGATAGCACTGCTTTCGAGCGCAGGTGGAAGTGGTGGGGCGAATGTGACAACTACTGACGTCAGCGGAAAATCCACCACCACAACGATTGCCGGTCAAGTCCTGGCCGAC
- a CDS encoding AAA family ATPase: MDAETKRSITLVPDNSLGLTVIATVLAFCLYVWLVNSAMARAPFVSWASSSSAVTAVQWGGMIYFLCIFAAQIPEATIRAATYLYVFFFPFLMAVVAAVTAQGIGEFGPVMLPLAFLTVGIIFPVLIGWLMAVTTRTVIRFFIISPVAWSAGIKSPQADLPKGQNTTEVQRPQPAENSTANTETQSHSFAWKNPTVGLDSMVGMADFKAELLKNIQPFRDYAARKGTVADTNGILLSGPSGNGKTTIAELIAGELGLPFVKLGCQDLTSKWVNESPAVLKELFRQAALEPCVVFFDEFDGVAMSRGNGNMHDEDRKLVTALLSEIDNARKSRIVLIAATNFAEKIDSAIARDGRFDFRIEVPYPDQEAREAILRGMLKKFNVTAEESTVHHVAELWVRRSIAFIESTVKRLRDNGKGIKSTIATVEDFKQASREASRRASAIPNFGAKLSEIALTSEVRRETDSLVYRLRHWEEITERGGEPPSGVLLYGPPGTGKTNLVRALARELEYWHVFEVNASDVLQDPRKFRDTMDLASNHRPAIIFIDEADELLRDRTHSNAAGATNEILKAMDGMMGKIPEIVFMAATNNAEIIDGAALRGGRFAEKIFMGKLTGEDLVTFLEKDFVSKTKVTFAPDLTPRALAAKLREAAPSDALGLLRKAINYTFGQGCDARPVCMADIDKAIISTQL, translated from the coding sequence ATGGACGCCGAAACAAAGAGGTCGATCACATTGGTTCCAGACAACAGTTTAGGTTTGACCGTAATCGCCACGGTACTCGCCTTCTGTCTGTATGTGTGGCTCGTCAACTCAGCGATGGCGCGGGCTCCGTTCGTTTCATGGGCGTCGAGCAGCAGTGCCGTCACCGCTGTCCAGTGGGGGGGGATGATTTACTTTCTATGTATCTTTGCGGCGCAGATTCCAGAGGCCACTATTCGTGCCGCCACATACCTGTATGTATTCTTTTTTCCGTTTCTCATGGCGGTGGTCGCCGCTGTAACGGCGCAAGGCATTGGCGAATTTGGTCCAGTAATGCTACCCCTTGCGTTTTTGACGGTGGGAATTATCTTCCCGGTCCTGATCGGTTGGTTAATGGCGGTTACAACAAGAACAGTCATCAGGTTTTTCATCATCAGTCCTGTAGCATGGTCTGCAGGCATCAAGTCGCCTCAAGCAGATCTTCCCAAGGGACAGAACACAACGGAAGTACAGCGTCCTCAACCTGCAGAAAACAGCACTGCAAACACAGAGACTCAGAGCCATAGTTTTGCGTGGAAGAACCCGACGGTGGGTTTAGACAGCATGGTGGGGATGGCTGACTTCAAAGCCGAGTTGCTAAAAAACATCCAACCTTTCCGCGATTACGCTGCCCGTAAAGGGACGGTTGCTGACACAAATGGCATTCTGCTTTCTGGCCCATCGGGAAACGGAAAGACGACTATCGCTGAATTAATTGCGGGGGAGCTCGGTCTACCCTTTGTGAAACTTGGCTGCCAAGATCTCACAAGCAAATGGGTCAATGAGTCTCCAGCAGTTTTGAAAGAGCTTTTCCGCCAAGCTGCCTTAGAGCCCTGCGTTGTTTTCTTTGACGAATTTGATGGTGTCGCCATGAGCCGGGGCAATGGAAACATGCACGACGAAGACCGCAAGCTGGTCACAGCATTGCTCTCCGAAATCGACAACGCACGAAAATCGCGGATTGTCCTGATTGCCGCAACAAACTTTGCGGAGAAAATTGACTCCGCCATAGCTCGCGACGGGCGTTTTGACTTCCGCATTGAAGTTCCCTACCCGGACCAGGAAGCCCGGGAGGCAATTTTGCGCGGGATGCTCAAGAAATTCAATGTCACCGCCGAAGAGTCCACCGTGCATCACGTAGCCGAACTCTGGGTGCGCCGCTCAATCGCCTTTATCGAATCCACCGTCAAACGCCTGCGTGACAATGGCAAAGGGATCAAGAGCACTATCGCCACGGTCGAGGACTTCAAACAGGCTTCGCGCGAGGCCTCGCGCCGCGCCAGCGCAATCCCCAATTTTGGTGCTAAGTTGTCGGAAATTGCATTGACCTCTGAGGTGCGCCGCGAAACCGACAGTCTGGTCTACCGGTTGCGCCACTGGGAAGAAATCACAGAACGCGGTGGGGAGCCACCGAGCGGGGTCTTGCTGTATGGCCCACCGGGCACCGGCAAGACCAACCTCGTGCGCGCGCTGGCCCGTGAACTCGAATACTGGCACGTGTTCGAGGTCAATGCCTCCGATGTTTTACAAGACCCGCGCAAGTTCCGCGACACCATGGACCTTGCCTCCAATCATCGCCCGGCCATCATCTTCATTGACGAGGCCGATGAATTGCTGCGCGATCGCACACATTCAAACGCCGCAGGCGCGACCAATGAAATCCTCAAAGCCATGGACGGCATGATGGGCAAAATTCCAGAAATCGTGTTTATGGCGGCGACCAACAATGCCGAGATCATTGACGGAGCCGCGCTGCGCGGCGGCCGCTTTGCAGAGAAGATTTTCATGGGCAAACTCACGGGTGAGGATCTGGTGACCTTTCTGGAGAAAGACTTCGTCTCCAAGACAAAGGTAACGTTTGCGCCGGACCTGACTCCCAGAGCCCTTGCTGCAAAACTTCGCGAGGCTGCACCATCGGACGCCCTGGGTCTGTTGCGCAAGGCCATCAATTACACATTCGGTCAAGGATGTGATGCCCGGCCGGTTTGCATGGCTGACATCGACAAGGCGATCATTTCGACGCAGCTGTAG
- a CDS encoding type IV secretion system protein, with protein sequence MGFFKRAAKTQVQSNNQLANAFEDAMPDAAFAKARNEYYDSVGQPVVDRARLFVICILLLVIVVVLSFAFLWMIPLKTTEPYVIAIDDTNGRVSKAAGEVKRAVEYTPDRPVLERELFQFVERLYAINADYPKLVQDGHVAAYAYTRNRASNEFRSFMDVEQPYQRQKTTKGLIRKAERKTISFREDGKLVLIRFRTSERSEDRPVPVGRDWVMTLQFAREQPTTPQELDLNPLGMYITHFEIGEER encoded by the coding sequence ATGGGTTTTTTCAAACGAGCAGCCAAGACTCAAGTCCAGTCAAACAATCAGCTGGCCAACGCATTTGAAGATGCAATGCCTGATGCAGCGTTTGCGAAGGCGCGCAATGAATATTACGACTCTGTTGGCCAACCGGTGGTTGACCGTGCCCGGCTTTTCGTGATTTGCATACTGCTGCTGGTCATTGTGGTCGTTCTGTCATTTGCATTCTTGTGGATGATCCCACTGAAGACGACTGAGCCCTATGTCATTGCCATTGACGATACCAATGGAAGGGTCTCCAAAGCAGCCGGTGAAGTCAAAAGAGCCGTGGAGTACACACCAGACCGACCAGTGCTTGAGAGGGAATTGTTTCAGTTCGTTGAGCGTTTGTATGCGATCAATGCCGACTATCCGAAATTGGTTCAAGACGGGCACGTGGCAGCCTATGCCTACACCCGCAACCGTGCCTCAAATGAGTTCAGGTCATTCATGGACGTCGAGCAACCTTATCAGCGCCAAAAGACAACAAAGGGGCTCATTCGGAAAGCTGAGCGCAAGACCATTTCGTTCAGGGAGGATGGCAAGCTGGTTCTCATTCGCTTCCGGACATCTGAGCGTAGCGAAGACCGTCCTGTGCCCGTTGGGCGCGATTGGGTAATGACGCTTCAGTTCGCCCGTGAACAGCCAACGACCCCACAGGAACTCGATCTCAACCCCTTGGGAATGTATATCACCCACTTTGAGATTGGCGAGGAAAGATGA